A genomic region of Pseudopipra pipra isolate bDixPip1 chromosome W, bDixPip1.hap1, whole genome shotgun sequence contains the following coding sequences:
- the LOC135406018 gene encoding zinc finger protein OZF-like, with the protein MEEKTVRKRKMPQDPQAGPELRTESLEDKSPRQSLVGEAVLKGSTAQEGSGEGKPRRYPRRRVSKASPGCSQEERATLCREGGRSLSQSSNLEVHEQFHTREKLLKCLECGKCFRQSSHLLSHQRTHTGERPYTCGKCGKSFSDSSALSRHQKIHTEKRPYKCLECGKCFRQSSNLLAHQHIHTGERPYTCGKCGKSFSDNSTLSRHQKIHTEKRPYKCLECGKSFIERSTLRRHQHIHTGERPYKCGKCGKSFSRSSHLIIHQIIHTGERPFKCLECGKSFSDSSYLLTHQKIHTGERPYKCEECGKSFIKSSNLLSHQRIHTGEQPYMCGECGKSFRQSSHLIHHQQIHTGERPYPCECGKSFSRISSLLTHQRVHSGERPYTCLECRKSFSDSSTLIRHQKIHTGERPYKCGECGKRFQTSSNLLKHQRTHTGERPFCCTDCGKSFNQSSHLIRHRHIHSGERPYKCDECEKSFSHSSTLTKHQRTHQ; encoded by the exons ATGGAGGAGAAgactgtgaggaagaggaagatgccccaggacccccaggcag gccccgagctgaggacggagagcctggaggacaaatccccccggcagagcctggtgggagaggccgttttgaagggctccacggcgcaggaaggcagcggggagggaaagccacgaaggtaccccaggaggagggtctccaaagccagcccagggtgctcccaggaggaaagagccaccctgtgccgggaaggtggccggagcttgagccagagctccaACCTGGAGGTCCATGAGCAGTTTCACACCAGGGAGAAACTCTTGAAGTGTTTGGAGTGTGGGAAgtgcttcaggcagagctctcACCTCCTTTCCCACCAGCGCACCCACACCGGAGAACGTCCTTACACatgtgggaaatgtgggaagagcttcagtgacagctctgccctgagcagACACCAGAAGATCCACACTGAGaaacggccctacaagtgcttggaatgtgggaagtgCTTCAGAcagagctccaacctccttgcccatcagcacatccacactggagaacgtccctacacatgtgggaaatgtgggaagagcttcagtgacaacTCCACCCTGAGCAGACACCAGAAGATCCACACTGAGAAAcgaccctacaagtgcttggaatgtgggaagagcttcatcgAGAGGTCAACCCTGAGACGACACCAGCATATCCACACTGGAGAgcggccctacaagtgtgggaaatgtgggaagagcttcagccgcagctcccacctgatcaTCCACCAGatcatccacaccggggagcgacccttcaagtgcttggaatgtgggaaaagcttcagtgacagctcctacctcctcacccaccagaagatccacactggggaacggccctacaagtgtgaggaatgtgggaaaagcttcataAAGAGCTCCAatctcctcagccaccagcgcatccacactggggaacagccttacatgtgtggggaatgtgggaagagcttcagacAGAGTTCCCACCTGATCCACCACCAGCAGATCCAtactggggaacgaccctatCCATgtgaatgtgggaagagcttcagccgcatttccagcctcctcacccaccagcggGTGCACAGCGGAGAGCGGCCCTACACGTGCTTGGAATGCAGGAAGAGTTTTAGCGACAGCTCCACCCTCATCCGCCACCAGaagatccacactggggaacggccctacaagtgtggggaatgtgggaagaggtttcagaccagctcgAATCTCCTCAAGCATCAGCGGACACACACGGGGGAGaggcccttctgctgcaccgactgcgggaagagcttcaaccagagctcccacctcATCAGGCACCGGcacatccacagcggggagaggccctacaagtgtgacGAGTGTGAAAAGAGCTTCTCCCACAGCTCtaccttgaccaaacaccaacggacccaccagtaa